In Pseudoxanthobacter soli DSM 19599, the sequence TCCATCTTTCAGGGAGACGATCCATGTCCGCCTCGCGCGCCGCCGCGCCGACCAATCGCCTCGTGGCGGACAACCGTAAGGCGCGGTTCAACTACGAGATCATCGACACCGTAGAAGCCGGCATCGAACTGCAGGGCACGGAGGTCAAGTCGCTGCGCGCCGGCAAGAGCAACATCGCCGATTCCTACGCGGCGGAATATGCCGGCGACCTCTATCTTTACAACGCCTATATCCCGGAATACCTCCAGGCGAACCGCTTCAACCACGAAACGCGCCGCCCGCGCCGGCTTCTGCTGCATCGCCGCGAGATCTACAAGCTCGCCGCCGCCGTGCAGCGCGAGGGCATGACGCTGGTCCCGCTGAAGCTCTACTTCAACGAGAAGGGCCGGGCGAAGGTCGAACTCGCCCTCGGGCGCGGCAAGAAGCTCCACGACAAGCGCGAGACCGAGAAGGAACGCAGCTGGAACCGCGAGAAGGCCCGGCTGCTGCGCGATCGCGGCTGAGCGGTCCACGCGCGCGAAACCACGTCCCTCCTGCTCGCCGGGCGCGCGCTGATGCGCGCTCGTCTCTATGTACAAAGTGCGCGCCGATGCGCGCCTGTCGCCCACCCGGCGGGTCCCTTTTCGGCGCGCATTGCGCACCC encodes:
- the smpB gene encoding SsrA-binding protein SmpB is translated as MSASRAAAPTNRLVADNRKARFNYEIIDTVEAGIELQGTEVKSLRAGKSNIADSYAAEYAGDLYLYNAYIPEYLQANRFNHETRRPRRLLLHRREIYKLAAAVQREGMTLVPLKLYFNEKGRAKVELALGRGKKLHDKRETEKERSWNREKARLLRDRG